The following DNA comes from Thermoleophilia bacterium.
TCGACATGATTCAGCGCTCGCCGCGCACCTCGTCGAGCGCTTTACTCAGCGAATCCGGGTCTCCGGTCATTTCGATCGGGTCTGGAAGACGCCACCGGGTTGGTGGCGAAACTTTTCCTTCGGCAATCAGTCGGTCGAGTTCGGGCCCCGTAGACGGGGCAGGTCCCAGCTCGGCCACCGGCCGGTTCCGGTCCGTCACCACGAGTCGCTCACCTTTTCCCACTCGCCTCAGATAGACGCTCAAGTTTTGCCGAAGCTCCGCAACGCCAACTGTTTCGCTCATGTACATGAATGTAGCACTTAGCTTCACGGCCGCGCCAATCTTGCCGCTTCCTTCAGATCGGTCATGACCCGATCCACCACTGCCCCCATCAGCGCGATTGCAGCTCGGCATTGGCTCTCACCGGCAGCCTCGATCGCCGGCTGAGCACTCCCGGCCATCATCTCGAACAAGACCTTTGCCGGATCTTCCCCGGGAAAAGAGTCTTTCGGCAGGTCTTCCAGGATGGAATCGACGATGCTGTCCAAGGTCATGGCAGAACGGAAAATCTCCAGGATCAGGGCCTGCCCCATGGATAGTTCATCTGGATCGGTTCTCGCGTGAGCCACGGAGGTATAAGGCCCGGCAAGGCGATAGTCGCCCCCGCCCTGGCGAAGGTTTTGTGACTTAGAGCCCGAAGATGCGGCGGGCGTCGAGGAGCGCTTCGATCAGGCGGTCGGTCTCTTCGTTCGTGTTGTAAACCGCATAACTCGCCCGGGTCGTGGCCGGGACTTCGAGGCGCTTCATCAGGATCTGGGCGCAGTGGTGGCCGGCTCGCACCGCCACTCCGTGGCGGTCGAGGATCTCGGAGACGTCGTGGGGGTGGATCCCTTCGAGGTCGAAGGAGATGATCGCTTCGCGGTCT
Coding sequences within:
- a CDS encoding type II toxin-antitoxin system prevent-host-death family antitoxin, which produces MSETVGVAELRQNLSVYLRRVGKGERLVVTDRNRPVAELGPAPSTGPELDRLIAEGKVSPPTRWRLPDPIEMTGDPDSLSKALDEVRGER